A genome region from Brassica oleracea var. oleracea cultivar TO1000 chromosome C2, BOL, whole genome shotgun sequence includes the following:
- the LOC106322008 gene encoding casein kinase I isoform delta-like isoform X2: MEARVGNKFRLGRKIGSGSFGEIYLGTHIQTHEEVAIKLENAKTKHPQLLYESKLYRLLQGGTGVPNVKWFGVEGEYNVLVIDLLGPSLEDLFNFCSRKLSLKSVLMLADQMITRVEYFHSKSFLHRDLKPDNFLMGLGRRANQVYIIDFGLAKKYRDNTTHQHIPYRENKNLTGTARYASMNTHLGIEQSRRDDLESLGYILMYFLKGSLPWQGLKAGTKKQKYERISEKKVSTSIESLCRGYPSELASYFHYCRSLRFDDKPDYNYLKRIFRDLFVREGFQLDYVFDWTILKYQKSQLTAPPSRGVVTPAAGTSAGEEERVRPTMDLSRRRTSGGALDNSAATRAPTMPRESLFAQSAGSSRRVTSEELHYAGGGVRNSAVVSTTAGKRSSSTRKQYDSAVKGIETLQVSDERFHHR; the protein is encoded by the exons ATGGAGGCTCGTGTGGGAAACAAGTTTCGGCTCGGACGCAAAATTGGAAGCGGTTCTTTTGGAGAGATCTATCTCG GTACTCATATTCAAACACATGAAGAAGTTGCCATCAAGCTT GAAAATGCCAAGACAAAACATCCACAGCTGCTCTATGAATCCAAGTTATACAGACTTCTACAGGGAGGAA CTGGTGTTCCGAATGTCAAGTGGTTTGGTGTTGAAGGCGAGTACAATGTGCTGGTGATTGACTTGCTTGGGCCTAGCCTTGAAGACTTGTTCAATTTCTGTAGCAGGAAACTTTCTCTCAAGTCCGTCCTCATGCTTGCTGATCAAATG ATAACCCGTGTTGAGTATTTCCATTCGAAATCTTTCCTTCACCGAGACCTCAAGCCAGACAATTTCCTCATGGGGTTAGGAAGACGTGCAAACCAG GTGTACATCATCGACTTTGGTCTTGCTAAGAAGTACAGGGATAACACTACTCATCAGCACATTCCTTACAG AGAAAATAAGAATCTCACTGGAACTGCAAGATACGCTAGTATGAATACTCACTTGGGAATTG AACAAAGCCGAAGGGATGACTTAGAATCACTTGGTTACATCCTCATGTACTTCCTTAAAGGAAG TCTTCCATGGCAAGGACTTAAAGCTGGAACCAAGAAACAAAAGTATGAGAGAATCAGCGAAAAGAAAGTCTCTACATCAATCGAG TCTCTATGCCGTGGCTACCCATCTGAACTCGCATCTTACTTCCATTACTGCCGCTCCCTCCGGTTTGATGATAAACCAGACTACAATTATCTCAAAAGAATATTCAGGGATCTCTTTGTCCGCGAAG GGTTTCAATTGGATTATGTCTTTGACTGGACCATATTAAAGTACCAAAAGTCACAGCTAACAGCTCCTCCATCACGTGGCGTCGTAACTCCTGCGGCTGGAACCAGTGCGG GGGAGGAAGAGAGAGTGAGACCAACAATGGATTTATCAAGAAGGAGAACCTCTGGAGGAGCTCTTGACAACTCTGCAGCTACTAGAGCCCCTACG ATGCCAAGGGAGTCACTGTTTGCACAGTCAGCAGGATCATCAAGGAGAGTAACGTCGGAGGAGCTGCACTATGCAGGCGGTGGAGTAAGAAACTCTGCGGTGGTTTCAACGACAGCAGGGAAGAGATCATCTTCCACCAGGAAACAGTATGACTCCGCGGTGAAAGGCATTGAGACTCTCCAAGTCTCAGACGAAAGGTTTCACCACCGTTGA
- the LOC106322008 gene encoding casein kinase I isoform delta-like isoform X1 — MEARVGNKFRLGRKIGSGSFGEIYLGTHIQTHEEVAIKLENAKTKHPQLLYESKLYRLLQGGTGVPNVKWFGVEGEYNVLVIDLLGPSLEDLFNFCSRKLSLKSVLMLADQMITRVEYFHSKSFLHRDLKPDNFLMGLGRRANQVYIIDFGLAKKYRDNTTHQHIPYRENKNLTGTARYASMNTHLGIEQSRRDDLESLGYILMYFLKGSLPWQGLKAGTKKQKYERISEKKVSTSIESLCRGYPSELASYFHYCRSLRFDDKPDYNYLKRIFRDLFVREGFQLDYVFDWTILKYQKSQLTAPPSRGVVTPAAGTSAGNRTSLTNRMFEKFFKLCFDLFLEGEEERVRPTMDLSRRRTSGGALDNSAATRAPTMPRESLFAQSAGSSRRVTSEELHYAGGGVRNSAVVSTTAGKRSSSTRKQYDSAVKGIETLQVSDERFHHR, encoded by the exons ATGGAGGCTCGTGTGGGAAACAAGTTTCGGCTCGGACGCAAAATTGGAAGCGGTTCTTTTGGAGAGATCTATCTCG GTACTCATATTCAAACACATGAAGAAGTTGCCATCAAGCTT GAAAATGCCAAGACAAAACATCCACAGCTGCTCTATGAATCCAAGTTATACAGACTTCTACAGGGAGGAA CTGGTGTTCCGAATGTCAAGTGGTTTGGTGTTGAAGGCGAGTACAATGTGCTGGTGATTGACTTGCTTGGGCCTAGCCTTGAAGACTTGTTCAATTTCTGTAGCAGGAAACTTTCTCTCAAGTCCGTCCTCATGCTTGCTGATCAAATG ATAACCCGTGTTGAGTATTTCCATTCGAAATCTTTCCTTCACCGAGACCTCAAGCCAGACAATTTCCTCATGGGGTTAGGAAGACGTGCAAACCAG GTGTACATCATCGACTTTGGTCTTGCTAAGAAGTACAGGGATAACACTACTCATCAGCACATTCCTTACAG AGAAAATAAGAATCTCACTGGAACTGCAAGATACGCTAGTATGAATACTCACTTGGGAATTG AACAAAGCCGAAGGGATGACTTAGAATCACTTGGTTACATCCTCATGTACTTCCTTAAAGGAAG TCTTCCATGGCAAGGACTTAAAGCTGGAACCAAGAAACAAAAGTATGAGAGAATCAGCGAAAAGAAAGTCTCTACATCAATCGAG TCTCTATGCCGTGGCTACCCATCTGAACTCGCATCTTACTTCCATTACTGCCGCTCCCTCCGGTTTGATGATAAACCAGACTACAATTATCTCAAAAGAATATTCAGGGATCTCTTTGTCCGCGAAG GGTTTCAATTGGATTATGTCTTTGACTGGACCATATTAAAGTACCAAAAGTCACAGCTAACAGCTCCTCCATCACGTGGCGTCGTAACTCCTGCGGCTGGAACCAGTGCGGGTAACAGAACATCTTTAACCAATAGAATGTTTGAAAAGTTTTTTAAGCTTTGTTTTGATTTGTTTCTTGAAGGGGAGGAAGAGAGAGTGAGACCAACAATGGATTTATCAAGAAGGAGAACCTCTGGAGGAGCTCTTGACAACTCTGCAGCTACTAGAGCCCCTACG ATGCCAAGGGAGTCACTGTTTGCACAGTCAGCAGGATCATCAAGGAGAGTAACGTCGGAGGAGCTGCACTATGCAGGCGGTGGAGTAAGAAACTCTGCGGTGGTTTCAACGACAGCAGGGAAGAGATCATCTTCCACCAGGAAACAGTATGACTCCGCGGTGAAAGGCATTGAGACTCTCCAAGTCTCAGACGAAAGGTTTCACCACCGTTGA
- the LOC106325885 gene encoding uncharacterized protein LOC106325885: MALSFGFLQRDNSFKKDSQECKTPRVLNSPVNMFLEKTLSFKDLVDHNYKNESFGVKTRKGINLKGPKPDNMVLERSLSFTSLVQVENREEEDEDERGSPPKRRNKGKMGIIGNLTALSVPAPKPLWSPRPSTELDAAALTLQKVYKSYRTRRNLADCAVVVEELWWKELELAASEPNRTNQKPETAVSRWARAGTKAAKLGKGLLKDDKAQKLALRHWLEAIDPRHRYGHNLHLYYDVWSESESTQPFFFWLDIGDGKEVNLTKCPRTLLQRQCITYLGPKERQAYEVVVEGGRLVNRQNKNFIETVEGTKWIFVLSTARKLYIGQKQKGRFQHSSFLSGAAIIAAGRIVSQDGVLEAVWPYSGHYLPTEENFREFIDFLKENHVDLTNVKLNAIDDDNHMVSNDGSTKPSISNGRDETKAITADATADDLREQKRFPCKWSTGNGPRIGCVRDYPVDLQTRALEQVNLSPRVVNMTMGLFGPIPSPRPSPKIRVSPRLFCMGLPSPKN, translated from the exons ATGGCTTTATCTTTTGGATTCTTACAAAGGGACAACAGTTTCAAGAAAGATTCACAAGAGTGTAAAACACCAAGAGTTCTGAATAGCCCAGTAAACATGTTTCTTGAAAAGACCCTATCCTTCAAGGATTTGGTCGATCACAATTACAAAAATGAGAGTTTTGGGGTCAAAACGAGAAAAGGTATAAACTTAAAGGGTCCTAAACCAGATAACATGGTTCTTGAGAGGAGTCTCTCGTTCACGAGTCTAGTACAGGTGGAGAACAGAGAAGAAGAAGACGAGGACGAAAGAGGCTCGCCTCCGAAACGAAGGAACAAGGGTAAAATGGGAATAATAGGGAACTTAACGGCGTTAAGTGTACCTGCACCGAAGCCGCTCTGGTCTCCTAGGCCGTCGACGGAGCTTGACGCTGCGGCCTTGACGTTACAAAAGGTTTACAAGAGTTATCGAACGCGTCGAAATCTCGCTGACTGTGCAGTTGTTGTTGAAGAGTTATG GTGGAAAGAATTGGAATTGGCAGCGTCAGAACCGAACCGAACCAACCAGAAACCGGAGACGGCTGTGTCGAGGTGGGCAAGAGCTGGAACAAAAGCAGCAAAG TTAGGGAAAGGATTGCTGAAAGATGATAAAGCCCAGAAACTAGCATTGCGACATTGGTTAGAAGCC ATTGATCCACGTCATAGGTACGGACACAATTTACACTTATACTACGATGTTTGGTCGGAAAGCGAGAGTACTCAGCCATTCTTCTTCTG GTTAGACATCGGAGATGGCAAAGAAGTGAATCTCACCAAATGTCCACGAACTCTTCTTCAACGCCAATGCATCACTTACCTTGGTCCG AAAGAGAGACAAGCGTACGAAGTTGTAGTGGAAGGAGGGAGACTAGTCAACCGACAAAACAAGAACTTTATTGAGACCGTTGAAGGAACCAAATGGATTTTCGTGTTGAGCACGGCACGGAAATTATACATTGGCCAGAAACAAAAAGGACGGTTTCAACATTCAAGTTTTCTCTCCGGCGCTGCCATCATTGCCGCTGGTAGAATTGTCTCACAGGACGGAGTTTTAGAAGCTGTGTGGCCGTATAGTGGTCATTATCTTCCGACAGAAGAGAATTTTCGAGAGTTTATCGATTTCTTAAAAGAAAATCATGTGGATCTCACTAACGTCAAG TTGAATGCGATTGACGATGATAATCATATGGTCTCCAATGATGGAAGCACAAAGCCGTCGATATCTAACGGTCGAGATGAAACTAAGGCCATCACGGCTGATGCGACGGCTGATGATCTCAGGGAACAGAAACGCTTTCCATGCAAGTGGAGTACCGGGAATGGGCCTAGGATCGGGTGTGTGCGGGACTACCCTGTGGACTTGCAGACGCGGGCGCTTGAACAAGTTAACCTTTCTCCTCGTGTGGTTAACATGACGATGGGACTATTTGGTCCAATACCTTCACCAAGGCCTAGTCCAAAGATTCGTGTCTCTCCTAGGTTATTTTGCATGGGTCTTCCAAGTCCAAAGAATTAA